The following proteins come from a genomic window of Musa acuminata AAA Group cultivar baxijiao chromosome BXJ1-7, Cavendish_Baxijiao_AAA, whole genome shotgun sequence:
- the LOC135679891 gene encoding probable F-box protein At4g22030, producing MATLQAQNLFFSSFSSSPSGHRKLRASLHVPANLRTKGVSLPKLNLGGLSLRQDDTATSFTQPPRPTTASEDEHLVSKIHAILDAVADRAEMHSIIGAQRNDWNHLFTNSINAISLTASLMAGISSIPVGEAAPHLLAFKLSSVILFTAATGMMLITSKIQPSQLAEEQRNATRLWKQLGRSIETTLALRAPIQRDVHEVMEKVLALDKAYPLPLLPGMLEKFPEIVEPTRWWPKSQPKQSPQAGSNGWSHELEEEMRGILRVLKAKDEQQYITLGKLVLNMNKTLAISGPLLAGLAAISSGLIGSPALGSMPAFLGVIGGVLATAVHTLEHGGQVGMVFELFRNCAGYYRRLQEEIESNLGETDVQKRENGELFEMKAALQLGRSLSDLKGLVTYASPSCEDEDMKEFAGKLF from the coding sequence ATGGCAACTCTACAAGCCCAAAACCTCTTCTTTTCATCATTCTCTTCCTCCCCTTCGGGTCACCGGAAACTACGTGCCAGTCTCCATGTTCCTGCCAATCTGAGAACCAAGGGCGTCTCTCTTCCGAAGCTGAATTTGGGAGGGCTGAGCCTGAGACAAGATGACACAGCCACCAGCTTCACTCAACCTCCTCGGCCAACGACAGCTTCCGAGGACGAGCACTTGGTCTCCAAGATTCACGCGATTCTCGACGCCGTCGCCGATAGAGCGGAGATGCATTCCATCATCGGAGCTCAAAGGAACGACTGGAACCACCTCTTCACCAACTCCATCAACGCCATCTCTCTCACTGCCTCGCTGATGGCCGGCATCTCGTCCATCCCGGTGGGCGAAGCGGCACCGCACTTGCTGGCCTTCAAGCTGTCGTCCGTGATCTTGTTCACCGCGGCGACGGGGATGATGCTGATCACAAGCAAGATCCAGCCTTCTCAGCTGGCAGAAGAGCAAAGAAACGCGACCCGCTTGTGGAAGCAGCTCGGGAGATCGATCGAGACGACTCTCGCCCTCCGAGCCCCGATCCAGCGAGACGTCCACGAGGTCATGGAGAAGGTGCTCGCACTCGACAAGGCTTACCCGCTTCCCCTACTCCCGGGGATGCTCGAGAAGTTCCCCGAGATCGTGGAGCCTACTCGTTGGTGGCCTAAAAGTCAACCAAAGCAATCACCGCAGGCAGGAAGCAATGGTTGGAGCCACGAACTGGAAGAGGAGATGAGAGGGATCCTTAGAGTACTGAAAGCTAAAGATGAGCAGCAGTACATTACACTGGGGAAGTTGGTGCTCAACATGAACAAGACCTTAGCCATCTCAGGGCCTCTTCTCGCCGGCCTGGCTGCAATAAGCTCCGGTTTGATAGGCTCACCTGCTCTCGGTTCGATGCCGGCATTTCTCGGTGTCATCGGAGGCGTGCTTGCCACCGCAGTGCACACCTTGGAGCACGGTGGACAGGTCGGGATGGTGTTCGAGCTGTTCCGCAACTGCGCTGGGTACTACCGGCGGTTACAAGAGGAGATCGAATCCAACTTGGGGGAGACGGATGTGCAGAAGAGGGAGAACGGAGAGTTATTTGAGATGAAGGCGGCTTTGCAGCTTGGAAGAAGCCTTTCTGATCTCAAAGGCCTCGTGACGTATGCTTCTCCTTCGTGTGAAGATGAAGACATGAAGGAGTTCGCCGGGAAGCTCTTTTGA
- the LOC135678541 gene encoding protein NDL2-like isoform X1: MERLSFGGQEHHVLTNHGSLSVSFYGDPEKPALVTYPDVALNHMSCFQGLFLCPEVASLLLYNFCIYHISPPGHELGAVPITSDVPVLSVDQLAEQVADVLDFFGLDSVMCLGVTAGAYILTLLALKYSKRVVGLILVSPLCKAPSWKEWICNKVVSNFLYFYGMCDLIKEWLIQRYFGEEVRGTSQDPESDIVQACRRLLDERRNANIWWFLQSINERHDLTEALKELQCRMLIFVGENSPFRSDALDMATKLDRENSVLVEVLHQLKNVDRSSQKSSHMQCCHQWSIFLQDLTCTGPRN; the protein is encoded by the exons ATGGAGAGGTTATCGTTCGGAGGGCAG GAACATCATGTGCTAACCAACCATGGTTCCTTATCAGTTTCTTTCTATGGAGATCCGGAAAAGCCTGCGCTTGTTACTTACCCAGATGTTGCTTTAAACC ATATGTCCTGCTTTCAAGGATTATTTTTATGTCCTGAAGTTGCTTCTTTGCTTCTTTATAATTTCTGCATCTATCACATTAGTCCTCCAGGACATGAG TTAGGTGCTGTTCCTATAACTTCGGATGTCCCGGTACTCTCTGTTGATCAGTTAGCAGAGCAGGTGGCAGATGTGCTTGATTTTTTTGG GTTGGATTCCGTCATGTGCTTGGGAGTCACCGCAGGAGCTTATATTCTTACCCTTTTAGCA TTGAAGTATAGCAAACGTGTTGTCGGATTGATACTTGTTTCACCTTTATGTAAGGCTCCCTCATGGAAAGAATGGATATGTAACAAG GTAGTGTCAAATTTTCTCTACTTCTATGGAATGTGTGACTTAATTAAGGAATGGTTGATTCAGCGATATTTCGGTGAG GAAGTTCGTGGAACTTCGCAGGATCCTGAATCAGATATCGTACAAGCATGCAGACGT TTGCTAGACGAAAGGCGGAATGCCAACATCTGGTGGTTTCTGCAGTCGATAAATGA ACGTCATGACTTAACAGAAGCATTGAAGGAACTTCAATGTAGGATGCTAATTTTTGTCGGTGAGAACTCTCCCTTCCGCTCAGATGCCCTCGACATGGCCACAAAACTTGACAGAGAAAACAGTGTGTTGGTTGAGGTACTTCATCA GTTAAAAAATGTGGATCGCTCGTCACAGAAGAGCAGCCACATGCAATGCTGTCACCAATGGAGTATTTTCTTGCAGGATTTAACCTGTACAGGCCCAAGGAACTAA
- the LOC135678541 gene encoding protein NDL3-like isoform X2: MERLSFGGQEHHVLTNHGSLSVSFYGDPEKPALVTYPDVALNHMSCFQGLFLCPEVASLLLYNFCIYHISPPGHELGAVPITSDVPVLSVDQLAEQVADVLDFFGLDSVMCLGVTAGAYILTLLALKYSKRVVGLILVSPLCKAPSWKEWICNKVVSNFLYFYGMCDLIKEWLIQRYFGEEVRGTSQDPESDIVQACRRLLDERRNANIWWFLQSINERHDLTEALKELQCRMLIFVGENSPFRSDALDMATKLDRENSVLVEVKKCGSLVTEEQPHAMLSPMEYFLAGFNLYRPKELSCSPRSPLSPSCISPELLSPESMGVKLKPIKTRKSFESINF; this comes from the exons ATGGAGAGGTTATCGTTCGGAGGGCAG GAACATCATGTGCTAACCAACCATGGTTCCTTATCAGTTTCTTTCTATGGAGATCCGGAAAAGCCTGCGCTTGTTACTTACCCAGATGTTGCTTTAAACC ATATGTCCTGCTTTCAAGGATTATTTTTATGTCCTGAAGTTGCTTCTTTGCTTCTTTATAATTTCTGCATCTATCACATTAGTCCTCCAGGACATGAG TTAGGTGCTGTTCCTATAACTTCGGATGTCCCGGTACTCTCTGTTGATCAGTTAGCAGAGCAGGTGGCAGATGTGCTTGATTTTTTTGG GTTGGATTCCGTCATGTGCTTGGGAGTCACCGCAGGAGCTTATATTCTTACCCTTTTAGCA TTGAAGTATAGCAAACGTGTTGTCGGATTGATACTTGTTTCACCTTTATGTAAGGCTCCCTCATGGAAAGAATGGATATGTAACAAG GTAGTGTCAAATTTTCTCTACTTCTATGGAATGTGTGACTTAATTAAGGAATGGTTGATTCAGCGATATTTCGGTGAG GAAGTTCGTGGAACTTCGCAGGATCCTGAATCAGATATCGTACAAGCATGCAGACGT TTGCTAGACGAAAGGCGGAATGCCAACATCTGGTGGTTTCTGCAGTCGATAAATGA ACGTCATGACTTAACAGAAGCATTGAAGGAACTTCAATGTAGGATGCTAATTTTTGTCGGTGAGAACTCTCCCTTCCGCTCAGATGCCCTCGACATGGCCACAAAACTTGACAGAGAAAACAGTGTGTTGGTTGAG GTTAAAAAATGTGGATCGCTCGTCACAGAAGAGCAGCCACATGCAATGCTGTCACCAATGGAGTATTTTCTTGCAGGATTTAACCTGTACAGGCCCAAGGAACTAAGTTGCAGTCCAAGGAGTCCACTTAGTCCATCATGCATCTCCCCGGAACTGCTCTCGCCTGAGAGCATGGGCGTAAAGCTGAAACCCATCAAGACTCGCAAGTCATTCGAAAGTATCAATTTTTAA
- the LOC135678542 gene encoding serine/threonine protein phosphatase 2A 55 kDa regulatory subunit B beta isoform-like isoform X2: MKASGAEDGGRPAGSPAPPPPSLEWKFSQVFGERMAGEEVHEVDIISAIEFDKSGDHLATGDRGGRVVLFERTDVTNHGLRKDLEKQDYPISRHPEFRYKTEFQSHEPEFDYLKSLEIEEKINKIKWCQPANHALFLLSTNDKTIKYWKVQERKVKKISEMNVDASIAEQNGNIASSSVNCPGGYLPNGGCSERPYNHLNNELSFPPGRLPSLRLPMVTSQDTNPIARCRRIYAHAHDYHINSISNNSDGETFISADDLRINLWNLEISNQSFNIVDVKPANMEDLTEVITSAEFHPTHCNMLAYSSSKGSIRLIDLRQSALCDNHSKMFEERDTPGSRSFFTEIIASISDIKFAKDERHILSRDYMTLKLWDINMESGPVATFQVHEYLRPKLCDLYENDSIFDKFDCCQSGDGLRVATGSYSNLFRVFGCMTGSNEATTLEASKNPMRQQVQTPSRPARSLSTLTRVVRRGSESPAVDANGNTYDFTTKLLHLAWHPTENLIACAAMNSLYLYYA; the protein is encoded by the exons ATGAAGGCGAGCGGCGCCGAGGACGGCGGAAGGCCGGCGGGCTCGCCGGCCCCCCCGCCTCCATCTCTCGAGTGGAAATTCTCGCAGGTGTTCGGGGAGCGGATGGCGGGGGAAGAGGTCCACGAAG TTGATATTATCTCAGCCATTGAATTTGATAAATCTGGAGACCATCTTGCTACTGGAGATCGAGGAGGACGTGTTGTTTTATTTGAGAGGACAGATGTTACAAAT CATGGTTTGAGGAAGGATCTGGAGAAGCAAGATTATCCAATTAGCAGACACCCTGAGTTCCGCTACAAAACTGAGTTTCAAAGTCATGAACCTGAG TTTGACTATCTCAAAAGCTTGGAAATAGAGGAGAAGATCAACAAAATTAAATGGTGTCAACCAGCCAATCATGCTCTTTTTCTCCTTTCTACGAATGACAAGACAATTAAATATTGGAAG GTGCAAGAAAGAAAAGTCAAGAAAATTTCTGAGATGAATGTGGATGCTTCAATAGCTGAACAAAATGGCAACATTGCTAGTTCAAGCGTGAATTGTCCTGGTGGATATCTTCCAAATGGTGGATGTTCTGAGAGGCCATACAATCACCTCAACAACGAGTTGTCGTTTCCCCCTGGAAGGCTTCCATCACTACGTCTGCCCATG GTGACAAGCCAAGATACCAATCCCATTGCCAGATGTCGAAGGATATATGCTCATGCTCATGATTACCACATAAATTCCATTTCAAATAACAG TGATGGTGAGACGTTTATATCAGCAGACGACCTACGAATAAATCTTTGGAATTTAGAGATCAGCAATCAGAGCTTCAATATTGTTGATGTGAAGCCTGCAAATATGGAGGATCTAACTG AGGTGATTACATCTGCAGAATTCCATCCAACCCATTGTAACATGCTGGCATATAGTAGCTCAAAAGGATCAATCCGGCTTATTGATTTGCGGCAATCGGCATTATGCGATAACCATTCTAAGAT GTTTGAGGAACGTGACACACCTGGTTCAAGATCATTTTTCACGGAAATCATTGCTTCGATTTCAGATATTAAATTTGCAAAGGATGAAAGGCACATCCTTAGTCGTGATTATATGACTCTTAAG CTATGGGACATAAATATGGAGTCAGGTCCAGTTGCAACTTTTCAAGTCCATGAGTATTTGAGGCCCAAG CTAtgtgatctatatgagaatgattcgatctttgacaaatttgattGCTGCCAAAGTGGAGATGGGTTGCGTGTGGCAACTGGTTCTTACAG CAATCTTTTTCGTGTTTTTGGCTGTATGACTGGAAGCAATGAAGCAACTACGTTGGAGGCTAGTAAAAATCCAATGAG GCAACAAGTGCAAACCCCTTCAAGGCCTGCAAGATCTCTGAGCACCTTGACACGTGTCGTTAGACGAG GATCAGAAAGCCCTGCAGTCGATGCCAATGGAAATACATATGATTTCACAACCAAATTACTCCATTTAGCTTGGCACCCAACTGAAAATCTGATTGCCTGTGCTGCTATGAACAGCTTGTACTTGTATTATGCATGA
- the LOC135678542 gene encoding serine/threonine protein phosphatase 2A 55 kDa regulatory subunit B beta isoform-like isoform X1 — MKASGAEDGGRPAGSPAPPPPSLEWKFSQVFGERMAGEEVHEVDIISAIEFDKSGDHLATGDRGGRVVLFERTDVTNHGLRKDLEKQDYPISRHPEFRYKTEFQSHEPEFDYLKSLEIEEKINKIKWCQPANHALFLLSTNDKTIKYWKVQERKVKKISEMNVDASIAEQNGNIASSSVNCPGGYLPNGGCSERPYNHLNNELSFPPGRLPSLRLPMVVTSQDTNPIARCRRIYAHAHDYHINSISNNSDGETFISADDLRINLWNLEISNQSFNIVDVKPANMEDLTEVITSAEFHPTHCNMLAYSSSKGSIRLIDLRQSALCDNHSKMFEERDTPGSRSFFTEIIASISDIKFAKDERHILSRDYMTLKLWDINMESGPVATFQVHEYLRPKLCDLYENDSIFDKFDCCQSGDGLRVATGSYSNLFRVFGCMTGSNEATTLEASKNPMRQQVQTPSRPARSLSTLTRVVRRGSESPAVDANGNTYDFTTKLLHLAWHPTENLIACAAMNSLYLYYA; from the exons ATGAAGGCGAGCGGCGCCGAGGACGGCGGAAGGCCGGCGGGCTCGCCGGCCCCCCCGCCTCCATCTCTCGAGTGGAAATTCTCGCAGGTGTTCGGGGAGCGGATGGCGGGGGAAGAGGTCCACGAAG TTGATATTATCTCAGCCATTGAATTTGATAAATCTGGAGACCATCTTGCTACTGGAGATCGAGGAGGACGTGTTGTTTTATTTGAGAGGACAGATGTTACAAAT CATGGTTTGAGGAAGGATCTGGAGAAGCAAGATTATCCAATTAGCAGACACCCTGAGTTCCGCTACAAAACTGAGTTTCAAAGTCATGAACCTGAG TTTGACTATCTCAAAAGCTTGGAAATAGAGGAGAAGATCAACAAAATTAAATGGTGTCAACCAGCCAATCATGCTCTTTTTCTCCTTTCTACGAATGACAAGACAATTAAATATTGGAAG GTGCAAGAAAGAAAAGTCAAGAAAATTTCTGAGATGAATGTGGATGCTTCAATAGCTGAACAAAATGGCAACATTGCTAGTTCAAGCGTGAATTGTCCTGGTGGATATCTTCCAAATGGTGGATGTTCTGAGAGGCCATACAATCACCTCAACAACGAGTTGTCGTTTCCCCCTGGAAGGCTTCCATCACTACGTCTGCCCATGGTA GTGACAAGCCAAGATACCAATCCCATTGCCAGATGTCGAAGGATATATGCTCATGCTCATGATTACCACATAAATTCCATTTCAAATAACAG TGATGGTGAGACGTTTATATCAGCAGACGACCTACGAATAAATCTTTGGAATTTAGAGATCAGCAATCAGAGCTTCAATATTGTTGATGTGAAGCCTGCAAATATGGAGGATCTAACTG AGGTGATTACATCTGCAGAATTCCATCCAACCCATTGTAACATGCTGGCATATAGTAGCTCAAAAGGATCAATCCGGCTTATTGATTTGCGGCAATCGGCATTATGCGATAACCATTCTAAGAT GTTTGAGGAACGTGACACACCTGGTTCAAGATCATTTTTCACGGAAATCATTGCTTCGATTTCAGATATTAAATTTGCAAAGGATGAAAGGCACATCCTTAGTCGTGATTATATGACTCTTAAG CTATGGGACATAAATATGGAGTCAGGTCCAGTTGCAACTTTTCAAGTCCATGAGTATTTGAGGCCCAAG CTAtgtgatctatatgagaatgattcgatctttgacaaatttgattGCTGCCAAAGTGGAGATGGGTTGCGTGTGGCAACTGGTTCTTACAG CAATCTTTTTCGTGTTTTTGGCTGTATGACTGGAAGCAATGAAGCAACTACGTTGGAGGCTAGTAAAAATCCAATGAG GCAACAAGTGCAAACCCCTTCAAGGCCTGCAAGATCTCTGAGCACCTTGACACGTGTCGTTAGACGAG GATCAGAAAGCCCTGCAGTCGATGCCAATGGAAATACATATGATTTCACAACCAAATTACTCCATTTAGCTTGGCACCCAACTGAAAATCTGATTGCCTGTGCTGCTATGAACAGCTTGTACTTGTATTATGCATGA
- the LOC103991790 gene encoding dof zinc finger protein DOF3.1-like, producing the protein MQDSSAAAFQAAKPQFPEQEQNLRCPRCDSTNTKFCYYNNYNLSQPRHFCKSCRRYWTKGGALRNIPVGGGTRKNSKRSNSYSTSAASNSKRPNPPKPPSSLPDLPKPDPVSLTYPPLDPDRHLLDMTGSFSSLLASDGHFESFLGSFHPVNGGATALQNSSNSGNAITPMPAIENFERLEGDSGCWDAGWTDLAI; encoded by the coding sequence ATGCAGGATTCGTCGGCGGCGGCGTTTCAGGCGGCAAAGCCTCAGTTCCCAGAGCAAGAACAGAACCTGAGGTGTCCCCGCTGCGActccaccaacaccaagttctgctactacaacaactacaaccTCTCGCAGCCACGCCACTTCTGCAAGAGCTGCCGCCGCTACTGGACCAAAGGCGGCGCCCTCCGCAACATCCCCGTGGGCGGCGGCACCCGGAAGAACTCCAAGCGCTCCAACTCGTATTCGACCTCTGCGGCTTCCAATTCCAAGCGTCCCAATCCGCCTAAGCCCCCCTCTTCCCTCCCTGACCTCCCCAAGCCCGATCCCGTCTCTCTTACCTACCCGCCGCTCGACCCCGACCGCCACCTGCTTGACATGACTGGAAGCTTTAGCTCGCTGTTGGCATCTGATGGGCACTTCGAGAGCTTCTTGGGGAGCTTCCATCCGGTGAACGGTGGCGCCACCGCATTGCAGAACTCGAGTAACAGCGGCAATGCGATTACGCCAATGCCGGCGATCGAGAACTTTGAGAGACTGGAAGGTGATTCGGGATGCTGGGATGCGGGGTGGACTGATCTTGCCATCTAA